Proteins found in one Mustela lutreola isolate mMusLut2 chromosome 10, mMusLut2.pri, whole genome shotgun sequence genomic segment:
- the HORMAD1 gene encoding HORMA domain-containing protein 1 isoform X1, which produces MATAQLQRTSMSALVFPNKISTEQQSLVLVKRLLAVSVSCITYLRGIFPECAYGTRYLDDLCVKILREDKNCPGSTQLVKWMLGCYDALQKKYLRMVVLAVYTNPEDPRTISECYQFKFKYTSNGPVMDFISKNQNSESSMSSADTKKASILLIRKIYILMQNLGPLPNDVCLTMKLFYYDEVTPPDYQPPGFKDGDCEGVIFEGEPMYLNVGEVPTPFHTFKVKVTTEKERMENIDSAILSPKQLKTPLQKILMDKDDIEDEQEHYISDDFDLETKMEEQKKPPGSSDLGEPNLVCEEDEIMRSKESLDLSISHSQVEQLVCKTSELDVSESKTRSGKIFQNKMANGNQPVKSSKENRKRSQLEPGRTVLHHFDSSSQESVPKRRKFSEPKEHI; this is translated from the exons ATGGCCACTGCACAATTGCAAAGAACTTCCATG AGTGCACTGGTGTTTCCCAATAAGATATCAACAGAGCAACAGTCTTTAGTGTTAGTGAAGAGGCTCCTAGCAGTTTCAGTATCCTGTATCACATATTTGAGAGGAATATTTCCTGAATGTGCTTATGGAACAAGATACCTAGATG ATCTTTGTGTCAAAATTCTGAGAGAAGATAAAAACTGTCCAGGATCTACACAGTTAGTGAAGTG gATGCTAGGATGCTACGATGCTTTGCAAAAAAAATAC cTAAGGATGGTTGTTCTAgct gtataCACCAATCCAGAAGACCCTCGG ACAATTTCAGAATGTTACCAATTTAAATTCAAGTACACTAGTAATGGACCAGTCATGGACTTCATAAG TAAAAACCAAAACAGTGAATCTAGTATGTCATCTGCTGACACCAAGAAAGCAAGTATTCTCCTGATTCGCAAGATTTATATTCTAATGCAAAATCTGGGACCTTTACCTAATGATGTTTGTTTGACCATGAAACTTTTCTACTACGATGAAG TTACACCCCCAGACTACCAGCCTCCTGGTTTTAAGGATGGTGATTGTGAAGGAGTGATATTTGAAGGGGAGCCTATGTACTTAAATGTGGGAGAAGTCCCAACACCTTTTCACACCTTCAAAGTAAAAGTAACTACTGAAAAAGAACGAATGGAAAATATTGATTCAGCTATATTATcaccaaaacaattaaaaacaccACTTCAAAAAATTCTCATGGACAAAGATGATATAGAAGATGAACAGGAGCATTATATAAGT GATGATTTTGACCTTGAAACTAAAATGGAAGAGCAGAAGAAACCCCCTGGATCTTCTGATCTTGGAG aaccaAATTTAGTTTGTGAGGAAGATGAAATTATGAGGTCTAAAGAAAGTCTAGATCTTTCAATTTCTCATTCTCAG GTTGAACAGTTAGTCTGTAAAACATCTGAACTTGATGTGTCTGAAAGCAAAACAAGAAGTGGAAAAATCTTTCAGAATAAAATG GCTAATGGAAATCAACCAGTAAAATCTTCTAAAGAAAATCGGAAGAGAAGTCAACTTGAACCTGGGAGAACA GTCCTTCATCACTTTGATTCTTCCAGTCAAGAGTCAgtaccaaaaagaagaaagtttagtGAACCAAAGgagcatatataa
- the HORMAD1 gene encoding HORMA domain-containing protein 1 isoform X4 has translation MLGCYDALQKKYLRMVVLAVYTNPEDPRTISECYQFKFKYTSNGPVMDFISKNQNSESSMSSADTKKASILLIRKIYILMQNLGPLPNDVCLTMKLFYYDEVTPPDYQPPGFKDGDCEGVIFEGEPMYLNVGEVPTPFHTFKVKVTTEKERMENIDSAILSPKQLKTPLQKILMDKDDIEDEQEHYISDDFDLETKMEEQKKPPGSSDLGEPNLVCEEDEIMRSKESLDLSISHSQVEQLVCKTSELDVSESKTRSGKIFQNKMANGNQPVKSSKENRKRSQLEPGRTVLHHFDSSSQESVPKRRKFSEPKEHI, from the exons ATGCTAGGATGCTACGATGCTTTGCAAAAAAAATAC cTAAGGATGGTTGTTCTAgct gtataCACCAATCCAGAAGACCCTCGG ACAATTTCAGAATGTTACCAATTTAAATTCAAGTACACTAGTAATGGACCAGTCATGGACTTCATAAG TAAAAACCAAAACAGTGAATCTAGTATGTCATCTGCTGACACCAAGAAAGCAAGTATTCTCCTGATTCGCAAGATTTATATTCTAATGCAAAATCTGGGACCTTTACCTAATGATGTTTGTTTGACCATGAAACTTTTCTACTACGATGAAG TTACACCCCCAGACTACCAGCCTCCTGGTTTTAAGGATGGTGATTGTGAAGGAGTGATATTTGAAGGGGAGCCTATGTACTTAAATGTGGGAGAAGTCCCAACACCTTTTCACACCTTCAAAGTAAAAGTAACTACTGAAAAAGAACGAATGGAAAATATTGATTCAGCTATATTATcaccaaaacaattaaaaacaccACTTCAAAAAATTCTCATGGACAAAGATGATATAGAAGATGAACAGGAGCATTATATAAGT GATGATTTTGACCTTGAAACTAAAATGGAAGAGCAGAAGAAACCCCCTGGATCTTCTGATCTTGGAG aaccaAATTTAGTTTGTGAGGAAGATGAAATTATGAGGTCTAAAGAAAGTCTAGATCTTTCAATTTCTCATTCTCAG GTTGAACAGTTAGTCTGTAAAACATCTGAACTTGATGTGTCTGAAAGCAAAACAAGAAGTGGAAAAATCTTTCAGAATAAAATG GCTAATGGAAATCAACCAGTAAAATCTTCTAAAGAAAATCGGAAGAGAAGTCAACTTGAACCTGGGAGAACA GTCCTTCATCACTTTGATTCTTCCAGTCAAGAGTCAgtaccaaaaagaagaaagtttagtGAACCAAAGgagcatatataa
- the HORMAD1 gene encoding HORMA domain-containing protein 1 isoform X3, whose product MLCKKNTHIFQVVNETKRIPSLVGKQSIKQVIQLRMVVLAVYTNPEDPRTISECYQFKFKYTSNGPVMDFISKNQNSESSMSSADTKKASILLIRKIYILMQNLGPLPNDVCLTMKLFYYDEVTPPDYQPPGFKDGDCEGVIFEGEPMYLNVGEVPTPFHTFKVKVTTEKERMENIDSAILSPKQLKTPLQKILMDKDDIEDEQEHYISDDFDLETKMEEQKKPPGSSDLGEPNLVCEEDEIMRSKESLDLSISHSQVEQLVCKTSELDVSESKTRSGKIFQNKMANGNQPVKSSKENRKRSQLEPGRTVLHHFDSSSQESVPKRRKFSEPKEHI is encoded by the exons ATGCTTTGCAAAAAAAATAC ACACATATTCCAGGTGGTCAACGAGACAAAGAGGATCCCTTCTCTAGTGggaaaacagtcaataaaacaagtAATTCAG cTAAGGATGGTTGTTCTAgct gtataCACCAATCCAGAAGACCCTCGG ACAATTTCAGAATGTTACCAATTTAAATTCAAGTACACTAGTAATGGACCAGTCATGGACTTCATAAG TAAAAACCAAAACAGTGAATCTAGTATGTCATCTGCTGACACCAAGAAAGCAAGTATTCTCCTGATTCGCAAGATTTATATTCTAATGCAAAATCTGGGACCTTTACCTAATGATGTTTGTTTGACCATGAAACTTTTCTACTACGATGAAG TTACACCCCCAGACTACCAGCCTCCTGGTTTTAAGGATGGTGATTGTGAAGGAGTGATATTTGAAGGGGAGCCTATGTACTTAAATGTGGGAGAAGTCCCAACACCTTTTCACACCTTCAAAGTAAAAGTAACTACTGAAAAAGAACGAATGGAAAATATTGATTCAGCTATATTATcaccaaaacaattaaaaacaccACTTCAAAAAATTCTCATGGACAAAGATGATATAGAAGATGAACAGGAGCATTATATAAGT GATGATTTTGACCTTGAAACTAAAATGGAAGAGCAGAAGAAACCCCCTGGATCTTCTGATCTTGGAG aaccaAATTTAGTTTGTGAGGAAGATGAAATTATGAGGTCTAAAGAAAGTCTAGATCTTTCAATTTCTCATTCTCAG GTTGAACAGTTAGTCTGTAAAACATCTGAACTTGATGTGTCTGAAAGCAAAACAAGAAGTGGAAAAATCTTTCAGAATAAAATG GCTAATGGAAATCAACCAGTAAAATCTTCTAAAGAAAATCGGAAGAGAAGTCAACTTGAACCTGGGAGAACA GTCCTTCATCACTTTGATTCTTCCAGTCAAGAGTCAgtaccaaaaagaagaaagtttagtGAACCAAAGgagcatatataa
- the HORMAD1 gene encoding HORMA domain-containing protein 1 isoform X2, producing MATAQLQRTSMSALVFPNKISTEQQSLVLVKRLLAVSVSCITYLRGIFPECAYGTRYLDDLCVKILREDKNCPGSTQLVKWMLGCYDALQKKYLRMVVLAVYTNPEDPRTISECYQFKFKYTSNGPVMDFISKNQNSESSMSSADTKKASILLIRKIYILMQNLGPLPNDVCLTMKLFYYDEVTPPDYQPPGFKDGDCEGVIFEGEPMYLNVGEVPTPFHTFKVKVTTEKERMENIDSAILSPKQLKTPLQKILMDKDDIEDEQEHYISDDFDLETKMEEQKKPPGSSDLGEPNLVCEEDEIMRSKESLDLSISHSQVEQLVCKTSELDVSESKTRSGKIFQNKMVLHHFDSSSQESVPKRRKFSEPKEHI from the exons ATGGCCACTGCACAATTGCAAAGAACTTCCATG AGTGCACTGGTGTTTCCCAATAAGATATCAACAGAGCAACAGTCTTTAGTGTTAGTGAAGAGGCTCCTAGCAGTTTCAGTATCCTGTATCACATATTTGAGAGGAATATTTCCTGAATGTGCTTATGGAACAAGATACCTAGATG ATCTTTGTGTCAAAATTCTGAGAGAAGATAAAAACTGTCCAGGATCTACACAGTTAGTGAAGTG gATGCTAGGATGCTACGATGCTTTGCAAAAAAAATAC cTAAGGATGGTTGTTCTAgct gtataCACCAATCCAGAAGACCCTCGG ACAATTTCAGAATGTTACCAATTTAAATTCAAGTACACTAGTAATGGACCAGTCATGGACTTCATAAG TAAAAACCAAAACAGTGAATCTAGTATGTCATCTGCTGACACCAAGAAAGCAAGTATTCTCCTGATTCGCAAGATTTATATTCTAATGCAAAATCTGGGACCTTTACCTAATGATGTTTGTTTGACCATGAAACTTTTCTACTACGATGAAG TTACACCCCCAGACTACCAGCCTCCTGGTTTTAAGGATGGTGATTGTGAAGGAGTGATATTTGAAGGGGAGCCTATGTACTTAAATGTGGGAGAAGTCCCAACACCTTTTCACACCTTCAAAGTAAAAGTAACTACTGAAAAAGAACGAATGGAAAATATTGATTCAGCTATATTATcaccaaaacaattaaaaacaccACTTCAAAAAATTCTCATGGACAAAGATGATATAGAAGATGAACAGGAGCATTATATAAGT GATGATTTTGACCTTGAAACTAAAATGGAAGAGCAGAAGAAACCCCCTGGATCTTCTGATCTTGGAG aaccaAATTTAGTTTGTGAGGAAGATGAAATTATGAGGTCTAAAGAAAGTCTAGATCTTTCAATTTCTCATTCTCAG GTTGAACAGTTAGTCTGTAAAACATCTGAACTTGATGTGTCTGAAAGCAAAACAAGAAGTGGAAAAATCTTTCAGAATAAAATG GTCCTTCATCACTTTGATTCTTCCAGTCAAGAGTCAgtaccaaaaagaagaaagtttagtGAACCAAAGgagcatatataa